DNA sequence from the Methanolobus sp. ZRKC5 genome:
TTTCATGGTCTGATGGAATGCCTTTGACATATCCGGTACTGGTATGCGGTCCTGTGGCCTCTTGGGTCCTGCAAGGGATGGTTCTACCGTGCTGATGTCAAGCTCCAGAGTTGAAGTGAATTCAGGGTCTGCCATTCCTTCTTCAAGGAACAGGTTCTGTTCCTTGCAGTATTGTCTTACTCTGTCAACATGTTCTTTTTCCCTGCCTGTCAGGGTCATATAGTCAAGAGTTACTTCATCTACCGGACAGAATCCCATTGTAGCGCCATATTCTGGGGCCATGTTAGCAAGTACTGCCCTGTCGGTCAGTTCCAATGCTTTGTAGCCGGGTCCGTAGAATTCTACGAATTTGCCGACAACACCATGAGCCCTGAGCATCTCAACCACAGTAAGTACAAGGTCAGTGGATGTGACACCTTCCTTGAGATCGCCTGTGAGTTTAAAGCCCACTACTTCAGGAATAGGCATGTAGTAAGGCTGGCCAAGCATAACGGCTTCAGCTTCGATACCGCCAACACCCCATCCAAGAACACCAAGCCCGTTAATCATGGTTGTGTGTGAGTCAGTACCTACAAGTGTATCAGGATAAGCGATAAGTTCTCCGCACTTTTCTTTCAGGTGGACAACAGATGCCAGGTTTTCAAGATTGACCTGGTGAATGATACCACTTGCAGGAGGAACCACTCTTAAATTATCAAAAGCATTCTGGGCCCAATGCAGCAGTTCGTATCTTTCCTTATTGCGATGGAACTCGTATTTCTCATTGCAGCTGCGTGCATAGGATGTGCCGTAGTAATCAACCTGTATGGAGTGATCGATAACAAGGTCAGCAGGGATTACAGGATTAATGGTTGATGGGTCACCACCAAGCCTTTTCATGGCTGATCTTATGGCAGCAATATCTACTACTGCAGGTACACCAGTGAAGTCCTGCATGATAACTCTTGAAGGAATGAATGGTATATCCAATGCAGGAACCCCTTCAGGACTCCAGCTGGCAAGATTTCTTACATCATCTTCGGTAATTACCTTTCCATCCACGTTCCTCAATAATGCTTCAAGCAAGACCCGAATCGAGTAAGGTAACCTGGAAATGTTGGCTATTCCAGCCTCTTCCAGTTTTTTCAAGCTATAGATCGTTACCTCTTTACCATCTATATCGATGGTCTGTTTGGATCCGAAAGGGTCTTTAAAATCATCACATGTCATAATGTCACCTATTCAAATGTAATTTTTAATTATGATATTCATATAAGTTCAAAGCCGACTTTCTGTCGGAATTGTTTAGTACCTGTGCCTTATGGCACTCCTATCCATTCACATATATTCCCTGTCTATAATAGTAACTTGTATGCAGGGTGATGAGACTAGGGAATAAAAACCTGCATTGGAATAAATAAGTTTGCCCTCATGAAACGTGATTCATGAATTTTTCTTATGTTCAGGAGATAGTTCAAAAATATGAATTATATAAGTTGAAAGATGTTGGCATCATATTCCATATATTTTAGAGTAAGCTAGCAATGGATAACTTTTTACTTACTTTTTGAATAGCAAGGAGAATATTTCTAATCGAATCCAGGACACCTAAGCAACAATATGAAATGAAATGGATGTATTGTTTTCATAAAGGGGAATGAGTAATGGAAAAAGGTCTTTCTTTAGTATTATTGATTGTTGCTGCCGGTATTATAATAGGGGCCGGTGCAAACATGTGGTCATGCGGAATTGTTCCTGTGGAGGGTTTGTTTCTTGTCGATGGTTCATCTTCGATCGGTTCTTCCGATGGCAATAATTCCAGCAATCTTTACAAATACAATTTTACCCTTTTCAACAGCGGCCCTGATATTTATGTAACTACTGTTGAGCCTGTGCCTGCACAAAGTCCTTATATTGTCTCATCACCGGCTTCTCTTCGCCAGCAACTAGATAAACTCGTGGTATCGGGGTCTTCTATTACAATTGAGGGAACCATTGAGCTTTACACTGAAAACGGTTCAAAGGAAGAAATAATGAATTTGGAACCTATTGTTTATGTAAATGTTTCATCCACGCAAACAATACCCTATTTTGACCAGTGAGATTTACAGGTCAATTGCGGTGCACAAGATACAGGTTTCATAATCTGGCATATGATCAGGTTATGCATGTCATTTTTCCCCGGTTATTATGGCACCTCATTTTTTGGATGATCGCAGATATATAATTAAATGTTATAAGATTCATTATAGGGAGCAGGTGTTAAAATGAAGCTTGAACAAAAAGATAAGGATGGGATAGTAGCAATAGTTGCATCCCGCTATTTCTCCGAACAGGGATGGAAGTGGATAGACCTGAATACTGAGGCATCAAAGATACATAAGGCATATGATGACTTAATGGATCAGTATGCTGCTTACCCTTATATGAGCAGGGATTGGTATGTAAGCAACTCTGCCACCAAAAGTATTCATATGTGTGAGAACTGGGATGAGTTGAGTGAACTTGTGGAGTTTCTCAATGCTTACGGTCAGCATTTTGATTTCCTTGTAAAGGATACTAAAAAATCATTATGTGTAGCAAGCACGGATGGATATCTGACGCCTGATGAGAAAGCCTCTATCTCCTTTGCACGCAGGTCCCGGTATAATGTCTTTGTTTTCAGGGTGGATGTACCTGATGATATTGACTTTGAGCTCATGCATATAGGAGGCGGGGTATAACCAATGCCCTTTCTATCGACACATTCATATTATGTGTGTCCTATTGCAGCCTACTTTTATATAGTATATACTGTATTATACCCGAAGTGGTTACAATTATGTAGCAAGTCATTCTGTCAATGACCTGCTGCTTTATGAATATTTATAAAAGTAAAGTTGATTAAAATTTAATATTTAAAATAAACTATATTGAGAGGAGTTTTAATATGGAATCTGAATTTTTAATTTATCTTGCCCCTCTTGCTGGTCTGATTAGTTTGTTATTTGCTGGCTTCTTTGCACGCAGTGTCCTTAAAGAGGACGCTGGTTCTGAGAAGATGCAGGAAATAGCAGGTGCTATCCAGGAAGGTGCAATGGCGTATTTGAATCGTCAGTATAAAACAATCGCAGTGGTAGCTGTAATTCTCGCTGTGCTGATCTATCTTCTCCTTGGAGAAGATGGAGGGAAAATAGCATTTGGTTTCCTTGCAGGTGCCATAAGTTCTGCAGCAGCAGGATATATAGGTATGAATGTATCTGTAAGGGCAAATGTAAGGACTGCACATGCTGCATCAAAAGGTTTGCAGAAGGCAATGTCCGTTGCATTCCGCGGTGGTGCGGTCACAGGTCTTGCTGTAGTAGGTCTTGCACTTCTTGGTACAAGCAGTTTCTACATCCTTTTTGGTGATGTGGACCTTGTAATAGGATTTGGGTTTGGTGCCAGTCTTATCAGTCTTTTCGCAAGAGTCGGTGGCGGAATTTTCACAAAGGCAGCTGATGTTGGTGCCGACCTTGTCGGTAAGATCGAAGCTGGAATTCCAGAAGATGACCCACGTAATGCAGGTGTAATTGCTGACAACGTAGGTGACAATGTAGGTGACTGTGCCGGTATGGGTGCTGACCTCTTTGAAACATACGTAGTAACAGTTCTCGCATCAATGCTTCTTGGATCACTTGTTCTTGACACATACGCAAATGCAATTCTTTACCCACTCATCCTTGGTGCAGTGGCAATCTTCGCATCCATTATAGCCGTCTTCTTTGTCAAGGTCGGTAATGATGGTAAGATCATGAAAGCATTATACAAAGGTGTGGCAGTTTCCGCAGTTTTGAGTCTCATTGCTTTCTACTTCGTTACAACTTCCCTTATGGGGGATCTTACATTCTACTATGCAGCCCTTGTTGGTATTGTTATCATGGTGCTCATGGTGGTTTTCACAGAATATTATACCTCAACATCTTTCCGTCCGGTAAAGACAATTGCCGCTGCATCCGAAACTGGTGCAGGTACAAACGTAATTTCCGGTCTTGCAATTGGTTTTGAAAGTACTGCACTTCCATTGATCATCATCGTTGCCGGTATCCTTGCTTCATTCTATGTCTCAGGCGGAGCAACAGATCCTGCACTTGGTATTTATGGAATAGCAATTGCTGCAGCTGCAATGCTTTCAACAACCGGTATGATCGTAGCACTTGACTCATATGGTCCTATCACTGACAATGCAGGCGGTATTGCTGAAATGGCAGGTATGCCTTCCAACGTCCGTAAGATCACCGATGCACTTGATGCAGTAGGTAACACCACAAAGGCAGTTACCAAGGGATATGCGATAGGTTCTGCGGCACTTGGTGCTCTGGCTCTCTTTGCAGATTACAGGCACAAGGTCGACCTCAGTGGTGCTGACCTCAGTCTTGACCAGCCACTTGTTCTTGTAGGTCTTTTCATTGGTGGACTGCTTCCATTCGTATTCAGTGCAGTTACAATGCGTGCTGTAGGTAAAGCAGCTTTTGAGATCGTGAACGAGGTTCGTCGCCAGTTCCGTGAGATACCTGGTATCATGGAAGGAACTGGAAAGCCTGAATATGGTAAGTGTGTCGACATCGTCACAGCAGCAGCTATCCGTGAGATGGCTATTCCTGGTTTCCTTGCTATTGCTACACCACTATTCGTGGGACTTGTACTTGGTCCTGCAGCTCTTGGTGGAATGCTTATCGGTATCATAGTCTGTGGACTTTTGCTTGCACTTACAATGGACAACGGTGGCGGTGCATGGGATAATGCAAAGAAGCTTATTGAAGATGGAGAATATGGTGGAAAAGGTTCAGATGCTCACAAGGCAGCTATCGTCGGTGATACTGTTGGTGACCCATTCAAGGACACATCAGGACCTGCACTCAATGCTTTGATCAAGGTAGTGAACATGGTTGCAATCCTGTTCTCAACATTGTTCATAGGCGCAGGAATCTTCTAAAACAAACAAATTCAATTTCCGGCAAAAGCCGGAAATTCTTTTCTTTTTTTGATTTTTCTAAAACAAACAAATTCAATTTCCGGCAAAAGCCGGAAATTCTTTTCTTTTTTTGATTTACTTCATCCTGTTATTTTTGCTATCAAGTAGAAGCAACGTACTTTTTTATATTCTGGTCGTTAAATTATGGAAACAAATAACCTCACAAATAGATCAAATCTCTCAATCAAGAAAAGTTAAGGGATAAAAAACTTGGTAAAATAAAACGAGTATTTTGTCAATAGGTGCTTATTTTTCCTACAGAATGCCAGACCAATCGATCCTCACATGTTATAATGATATTAATCCATTTTACACTCAGGTGAATGCCTGATTTGACCTATAATATTTTGATCTGGCAGTTTGTACTGTCTTTTCTTGAGCAGAAGTCTCAAACCCACAGGTATTTTTTATAAAATGATATTAAAAAATCTTAATTGCAGGAATCGTTTTTTTCAAATCCTCTTGCTTTCCATGCAGTAACAACATAATAATTTTTATGTAGATAAACAAAGAACCCATTTTGCACGGGTGGGGTATAATGTATTTGGGGAGTGGGGTTTAAGTGTGGGAGTGGGTTTTATGTATGAAAAGAGCCACCCGTGCAATAACAATCATGAAAAGTCATTATGGTATTTAAGGTTTATGATTTGATTGTACATTTTTAATTTACTCATCTTTGTATATACAATTTGTCTGTTTTTCCTATGGGATGCAACTAAATATTAGTGATACATAGAAACTCCCTCTGGAGTTATACTAATGGTTGAGGACATTGGAACGGTTATTAGCAAAGGTTTTGGTACCTGGACAAAGAATCTTAACATCTGTGTCCCTTTTATACTTGAAATGATGACAGCAATTGCATTCTTTATTTTTTCATTGATTATTTTTACACTGATGTTTATCGTTCCGGTTGTTTCACAGCAGAATATTGACCCTGGAAGTATATCACCGGAAGAAATGCTGAGCATGTTTTCGGACGTATTTTCAGAAAACATGTGGTTGCTGATTTTTGTGGGAATTATAATTTTCTTGCTTTACATGTTGGTGCAGTCCTTTTTTGCAGCTGGAGCTATAGGGATGGCAAGGGCAGCTTCTGAAAAAGGCAATACCAATCTTGGTGATATGTTCAACGCAGGCCGGGAAAACTTCCTTAACCTTTTCCTTGTAAATATACTTGTTTCCTTGCTCGCCATTGCAGGCCTGGTATTCCTTGTTCCGGGCATCATCTCATTAGGTGATATTAGCATTTTCCTTGCAAATCCTGATAGTGCAGTTGCAGGTGTTACAATACTGACGATCGGCATGTTGGCATGGGTTCTATACATAATTAGCCTGAGTCTTATTTTTTTCCTTGTGGATTATGCTCTTGTTATTGATGGCCTTGATCCTATCGGTGCAATTGAACACGGAATCTCTGTCTTCAGAAACAATATATTTTCTGTTTTTCTAATGTGGCTTTGGGTAGTTGGAATAACTGTGGCTCTAACTCTGGTAGGAGAAGCAACGTCTTATGTGGATGTAGTAGCCCAGCTATGGTCGTTTGCAGAAATCATCCTCAGCACCATCGTAATACAGCCTCTGATTGTCGTATGGCTTACACGTTTCTACCTTAACAGGACAGAGAAGAAACTCTATTCCTTTGAGGATTATATGATGGACTACTGATCTCTTTTAAGAAGTTTGCAGGCCTGGCATACATCTTCTGTACACGCCTGTCCGCATATACTGCACTTTGAAAGTCCTTCCTGCGGGAATTCACGTCCGAGTATGCCTGATATTTTGTCAAACCCACTCAAAAGAGCATATTTTGTACCAGGATGCCTGACTTCAAATTCGTTAAGCATAACCCTTATTTCCCTTCTCATTGCTTCATGGGCATATGGACATCCTCCAAAACCCAATGGCAGGTCATTCAAGTAAGCATAGAGTGCGACCTCTTTCTCAGGAATATGCCGCAAAGGTTTCATTCTAAGCACCAGTCCTTCCAGTTCTTTTGGGGGAGCAAGTCTTACCATGCGTGAAACATCACCTTTCAGGTGATTCAGGAGAAGTGTCTGAGCTTCATCATCAAGATTATGTCCGATTGCCAGTTTTGTAGCACCAATTTCAAGTGCGATCTTGTTAAGCAGGGATTTTCGAAGCACACCACAATAGCTACATGCCCCCTTCTCTCGTTGCTGGGGTGCAATTTCATCCATGGTGGTGTCATATTCTTCCCTGAACGAGCGGACTATATGCCTTATACCGAGTTTTTCTGTAAGCTCTTTTGCTGATTCTATTGTACTGGGGCGATACCCATCAATACCTTCATCAATGGAAATACCTACCAGTTCGATGTCCGGTCTTTTACCAAATATCTGGTGTAATATATGCAGAGTAGTACTGCTATCCTTTCCACCACTTAAACCAATTGCAATGACCTCATTCCTCTTGACGCTATAATGTTTCCTGATCGTAAGCTTGATCTTACGTTCAACGTCTGCGATGAAGTGCTTCCTGCATAGGTGCATACCTGAGTATTTCTGAAAAATAATGGCATCATTGTTACATTTACTGCATTTGATCATTTCGGTATCCATTACTTTTAGGACATGGAATCTTATTATATAAACATTAGTGACCAGAATTTTATGGTGTCAGGCTGGGTGAAGAAGCTGTGTCAGGTGAGCAATACCAAGATCATA
Encoded proteins:
- a CDS encoding sodium-translocating pyrophosphatase — its product is MESEFLIYLAPLAGLISLLFAGFFARSVLKEDAGSEKMQEIAGAIQEGAMAYLNRQYKTIAVVAVILAVLIYLLLGEDGGKIAFGFLAGAISSAAAGYIGMNVSVRANVRTAHAASKGLQKAMSVAFRGGAVTGLAVVGLALLGTSSFYILFGDVDLVIGFGFGASLISLFARVGGGIFTKAADVGADLVGKIEAGIPEDDPRNAGVIADNVGDNVGDCAGMGADLFETYVVTVLASMLLGSLVLDTYANAILYPLILGAVAIFASIIAVFFVKVGNDGKIMKALYKGVAVSAVLSLIAFYFVTTSLMGDLTFYYAALVGIVIMVLMVVFTEYYTSTSFRPVKTIAAASETGAGTNVISGLAIGFESTALPLIIIVAGILASFYVSGGATDPALGIYGIAIAAAAMLSTTGMIVALDSYGPITDNAGGIAEMAGMPSNVRKITDALDAVGNTTKAVTKGYAIGSAALGALALFADYRHKVDLSGADLSLDQPLVLVGLFIGGLLPFVFSAVTMRAVGKAAFEIVNEVRRQFREIPGIMEGTGKPEYGKCVDIVTAAAIREMAIPGFLAIATPLFVGLVLGPAALGGMLIGIIVCGLLLALTMDNGGGAWDNAKKLIEDGEYGGKGSDAHKAAIVGDTVGDPFKDTSGPALNALIKVVNMVAILFSTLFIGAGIF
- a CDS encoding TIGR00269 family protein encodes the protein MDTEMIKCSKCNNDAIIFQKYSGMHLCRKHFIADVERKIKLTIRKHYSVKRNEVIAIGLSGGKDSSTTLHILHQIFGKRPDIELVGISIDEGIDGYRPSTIESAKELTEKLGIRHIVRSFREEYDTTMDEIAPQQREKGACSYCGVLRKSLLNKIALEIGATKLAIGHNLDDEAQTLLLNHLKGDVSRMVRLAPPKELEGLVLRMKPLRHIPEKEVALYAYLNDLPLGFGGCPYAHEAMRREIRVMLNEFEVRHPGTKYALLSGFDKISGILGREFPQEGLSKCSICGQACTEDVCQACKLLKRDQ